The following proteins are co-located in the Helicobacter acinonychis genome:
- a CDS encoding KH domain-containing protein — MCELNSFNTPFSQDECKIHSYCVATFLEKYLKKVVSFPKFLRVDHALLEDNVKQITIYTHPIDMGHVIGKEGKMVSAIKAFVSGVKAKDGFSYRIVVFANNDKNSDKNPHVLGDETP, encoded by the coding sequence ATGTGCGAATTAAATTCTTTTAACACGCCTTTTTCTCAAGATGAATGCAAAATCCATTCGTATTGCGTGGCGACTTTTTTAGAGAAATATTTAAAAAAAGTTGTGTCTTTTCCCAAGTTTTTGAGGGTCGATCATGCACTTTTAGAAGACAATGTCAAGCAAATCACAATCTATACCCACCCCATAGACATGGGGCATGTGATTGGTAAAGAGGGCAAAATGGTGAGCGCGATTAAAGCGTTTGTTTCAGGCGTGAAAGCCAAAGATGGGTTTTCTTATAGAATCGTTGTTTTTGCTAATAACGATAAAAATAGCGATAAAAATCCCCATGTTTTAGGTGATGAAACGCCTTGA
- the valS gene encoding valine--tRNA ligase has protein sequence MKQEPTTYQPQEIEKKIYEICSHRGYFEIDGNEEIQEKGKRFCLMMPPPNVTGVLHIGHALTLSLQDILARYKRMDGYKTLYQPGLDHAGIATQNVVEKQLLNQGIKKEDLGREEFIKRVWEWKEKSGGAILEQMKHLGVSAAFSRTRFTMDKGLQRAVKLAFLKWYEQGLIVQDNYMVNWCTKDGALSDIEVEYEERKGALYYIKYYLENQKDYLVVATTRPETLFGDSALMVNPNDERYKHLVGQKVILPLINRKIPIIADLHVEMEFGTGCVKVTPGHDFNDYEVGKRHHLEAIKIFDEKGILNAHCGEFENLERLEARDKVVEKLKECTLLEKIEEHVHQVGHCYRCHNVVEPYVSKQWFVKPEIAHNSIEKIQQGLAQFYPPNWINNYNAWMRELRPWCISRQLFWGHQIPVFTCENNHQFASLDTPLNCPTCKSEKLEQDKDVLDTWFSSGLWAFSTLGWGQEKSDLFNENDLKDFYPNTTLITGFDILFFWVARMLFCSESLLGELPFKDIYLHALVRDEKGEKMSKSKGNVIDPLEMIEKYGADSLRFTLANLCATGRDIKLSTTHLENNKNFANKLFNAVSYLKLKQESFKDKERLNAYQTPLGRYAKSRLNLVTKEVRSALDNYRFNDATTLLYRFLWGEFCDWFIEFSKVENEAIDELGSVLKEALKLLHPFMPFISESLYHKLSNTELENARSIMVVSYPKELERDEKLEHEFEVIKDSIVSLRRLKIMLETPPIILKEASVGLREVIENTERLQTYAQKLAKLEKVSITTSKPLKSVSDVGEFCQTYANLENLDISPLVTRLKKQLEKLEKEKLKLNLHNENFVKNAPKSVLEKAQENLKTLLEKESKIKQELDLLEQP, from the coding sequence ATGAAACAAGAACCCACCACTTACCAGCCACAAGAGATAGAAAAAAAGATTTATGAAATTTGCTCTCATAGGGGGTATTTTGAAATTGATGGCAATGAAGAAATCCAAGAAAAAGGCAAACGATTTTGCTTGATGATGCCCCCTCCTAATGTGACCGGTGTCTTACACATAGGGCATGCCCTAACTTTAAGCTTGCAAGATATTTTAGCGCGTTATAAACGCATGGATGGGTATAAGACCTTGTATCAGCCAGGGTTGGATCACGCTGGGATTGCTACGCAAAATGTCGTAGAAAAGCAACTTTTAAATCAAGGGATTAAGAAAGAAGATTTAGGGCGTGAAGAGTTTATTAAAAGAGTGTGGGAGTGGAAAGAAAAAAGCGGGGGAGCGATTTTAGAACAAATGAAGCATTTAGGCGTGAGCGCGGCTTTTTCTAGGACCCGTTTCACAATGGATAAGGGCTTGCAAAGAGCGGTTAAATTGGCGTTTTTAAAATGGTATGAGCAAGGTTTAATCGTTCAAGATAATTACATGGTGAATTGGTGCACGAAAGATGGGGCGTTGAGCGATATTGAAGTGGAGTATGAAGAGCGTAAGGGGGCGTTATATTATATTAAATATTATTTAGAAAATCAAAAAGATTATTTAGTGGTGGCTACCACGCGCCCTGAAACTTTGTTTGGCGATAGCGCGCTTATGGTCAACCCTAATGATGAAAGATACAAGCATTTAGTAGGGCAAAAAGTGATCTTACCTTTAATCAATCGCAAAATCCCTATTATCGCTGATTTGCATGTGGAAATGGAGTTTGGCACAGGGTGTGTGAAAGTTACCCCTGGGCATGATTTTAACGATTATGAAGTGGGGAAACGCCACCATTTAGAGGCGATTAAGATTTTTGATGAAAAAGGGATTTTAAACGCGCATTGCGGGGAATTTGAAAATTTAGAGCGTTTAGAAGCTAGAGACAAGGTCGTAGAAAAATTAAAGGAATGCACTTTATTAGAAAAGATAGAAGAGCATGTGCATCAAGTGGGGCATTGCTATCGTTGCCATAATGTGGTAGAACCTTATGTGTCCAAGCAATGGTTTGTGAAACCTGAAATCGCTCATAATTCTATTGAAAAAATCCAACAAGGTTTAGCGCAATTCTACCCCCCTAATTGGATCAATAATTATAACGCTTGGATGAGGGAATTACGCCCTTGGTGCATTAGCAGGCAATTGTTTTGGGGGCATCAAATACCGGTATTTACTTGTGAAAACAACCACCAGTTTGCAAGCCTAGATACCCCTTTAAATTGCCCTACTTGTAAGAGTGAAAAACTAGAGCAAGATAAAGATGTGCTAGACACTTGGTTTAGTTCAGGGCTGTGGGCGTTTTCTACGCTAGGGTGGGGGCAAGAAAAAAGCGATTTGTTTAATGAAAACGATTTGAAAGATTTCTACCCTAACACCACGCTCATTACCGGATTTGACATCCTCTTTTTTTGGGTGGCTAGAATGCTTTTTTGCAGCGAGTCGCTTTTAGGTGAATTGCCTTTTAAAGATATTTACTTGCACGCCTTGGTGAGGGACGAAAAGGGCGAAAAAATGAGCAAATCCAAAGGTAATGTGATAGATCCTTTAGAGATGATAGAAAAATACGGTGCGGATAGCTTGCGTTTCACTTTAGCCAATTTGTGCGCCACAGGGAGAGACATTAAGCTTTCTACCACGCATTTAGAAAACAACAAGAATTTTGCCAACAAGCTTTTTAACGCAGTGAGTTATTTGAAACTCAAACAAGAATCTTTTAAGGATAAAGAGCGTTTGAATGCATACCAGACGCCTTTAGGGCGTTATGCGAAATCGCGCTTAAATCTAGTTACTAAAGAGGTGCGCAGCGCTTTGGATAATTATCGTTTTAACGATGCGACGACTTTACTGTACCGCTTTTTGTGGGGGGAATTTTGCGATTGGTTCATTGAATTTTCTAAAGTGGAAAATGAAGCGATAGACGAATTGGGGAGCGTGTTAAAAGAAGCTTTAAAACTCTTGCACCCTTTCATGCCCTTTATTAGTGAGTCTTTATACCACAAGCTCAGTAACACAGAGCTAGAAAATGCACGCTCTATCATGGTGGTGTCTTATCCTAAAGAATTAGAGCGGGATGAAAAATTAGAGCATGAATTTGAAGTGATTAAGGATAGCATTGTGTCTTTAAGGCGTTTAAAAATCATGCTAGAAACCCCACCGATTATCTTAAAAGAAGCGAGCGTGGGATTGAGAGAGGTAATAGAAAACACAGAGCGTTTGCAAACTTACGCTCAAAAATTAGCGAAATTAGAAAAAGTTAGTATTACCACTTCTAAGCCTTTAAAAAGCGTGAGCGATGTGGGGGAATTTTGCCAAACTTATGCGAATTTAGAAAATCTTGACATTAGCCCGCTAGTTACACGCCTAAAAAAGCAGTTAGAAAAATTGGAAAAAGAAAAACTAAAACTCAACTTACACAATGAAAACTTTGTCAAAAACGCTCCTAAAAGCGTGCTAGAAAAAGCGCAAGAGAATCTAAAAACGCTTTTAGAAAAAGAGAGTAAGATCAAGCAAGAATTAGACTTGTTAGAACAGCCATAA
- a CDS encoding alanine/glycine:cation symporter family protein encodes METIDSMVRYLSNFVWGIPMQILLVGTGLFLTFYLRGLQFSKIFYAIKILFDKESQSKGDISQFSALMLSLGATVGIGSIVGVATAISIAGPGAVFWMWVTGLVGMATKYSEGILAVKYREKGAFGYNGGPMYYIKNGLNMPKLAMAFAIFTIIASIGTGNMTQSNAVASILSEQASLPNWISGLLLTLLTAFIVIGGIKSIGKFTSYLAPVMVLLYLITIIFIIFKHFDLAIQAIKLIFEEAFNPKPVVGGAAGALMATMIKTGVARGLYSNEAGLGSSAIIAASAQTHHPVRQALVSMLQTFIVTLMVCSATATVILMAPEYNTLLPDGTKLSANLLTLKSTEYFIGSLGAVVIFTTMIFFAYSTIIGWAYYGEKCTEYAFGGKRVKYYRFVFLASVMVGAMAKIDFVWNLADLSNGLMAIPNLIALILLHKVVYSETRWYFNKYSNK; translated from the coding sequence ATGGAAACGATTGATTCGATGGTGCGCTATTTATCTAATTTTGTGTGGGGGATCCCCATGCAAATCTTATTGGTAGGCACCGGTTTGTTTTTGACCTTCTATCTTAGGGGTTTGCAATTCAGTAAAATCTTTTATGCAATCAAGATCCTTTTTGACAAAGAGTCCCAATCTAAGGGCGATATTTCGCAATTCTCCGCTCTCATGCTCTCTTTAGGAGCGACTGTAGGCATTGGGAGTATCGTAGGCGTAGCGACCGCAATTAGCATTGCAGGACCAGGAGCGGTGTTTTGGATGTGGGTTACTGGGCTTGTTGGCATGGCGACCAAATATTCTGAGGGGATTTTAGCTGTGAAATACAGAGAAAAAGGGGCGTTTGGATACAACGGAGGGCCTATGTATTACATTAAAAACGGTCTTAACATGCCCAAACTCGCCATGGCGTTTGCGATTTTTACCATTATTGCAAGCATTGGCACCGGTAACATGACGCAATCTAACGCAGTGGCTTCCATTTTGAGCGAGCAAGCGAGCTTGCCCAATTGGATTTCAGGCTTATTACTCACCCTTTTAACCGCTTTCATTGTCATAGGCGGGATCAAATCCATTGGTAAATTCACTTCTTATCTCGCGCCTGTAATGGTGCTTTTATATCTGATCACCATTATTTTTATCATTTTTAAACATTTTGATTTAGCCATTCAAGCGATCAAACTCATTTTTGAAGAAGCCTTTAACCCTAAACCTGTTGTGGGCGGAGCAGCAGGCGCGTTGATGGCGACGATGATAAAAACAGGCGTGGCTAGGGGGTTGTATTCTAATGAAGCGGGGTTGGGGAGTTCAGCTATCATTGCTGCAAGCGCTCAAACGCACCACCCCGTGCGCCAAGCTTTAGTGTCCATGCTCCAAACTTTTATCGTCACTTTAATGGTGTGTTCTGCGACTGCAACCGTAATTTTAATGGCACCAGAATACAACACCTTGCTTCCTGATGGCACGAAATTGAGCGCTAATTTACTCACCCTAAAAAGCACGGAGTATTTTATAGGCTCATTGGGCGCGGTGGTGATTTTTACGACCATGATCTTTTTTGCCTATTCCACGATCATTGGTTGGGCTTATTATGGGGAAAAATGCACTGAATACGCCTTTGGTGGGAAGCGAGTGAAGTATTACCGCTTCGTGTTTTTAGCGAGTGTCATGGTGGGGGCTATGGCTAAAATTGATTTTGTGTGGAATCTAGCGGATCTTTCTAACGGGCTTATGGCGATCCCTAATTTGATCGCTTTGATTTTATTGCATAAGGTGGTTTATTCTGAAACGCGTTGGTATTTTAACAAATACTCTAACAAGTGA
- the rplS gene encoding 50S ribosomal protein L19 yields MKNRYIQQFEDAQLKDKVMPQFKAGDTLRLGITIKEGEKTRTQYFEGVCIAIRGNGVDKTFRVRKMGANNIGVEKIFPFYSESLASVEVLRVGRVRRAKLYYLRDRRGKAARIKEIRH; encoded by the coding sequence ATGAAAAACCGCTACATTCAGCAATTTGAAGACGCTCAATTAAAAGATAAAGTCATGCCGCAATTTAAAGCTGGTGATACTTTAAGACTTGGTATTACCATTAAAGAAGGCGAGAAAACACGAACCCAATATTTTGAAGGCGTGTGTATCGCCATTAGAGGCAATGGCGTGGATAAGACTTTTCGCGTGCGTAAAATGGGGGCTAACAACATCGGTGTGGAGAAAATTTTTCCTTTCTATAGCGAGAGTTTGGCGAGCGTTGAAGTGTTGCGCGTGGGTAGGGTGCGTCGCGCGAAGCTCTACTATTTGCGCGATAGGAGAGGCAAGGCAGCAAGGATTAAAGAAATCCGCCATTAA
- the alr gene encoding alanine racemase, with translation MLRRASFVEVDTSSLRHNFHAAKNAIPKDAHIMAVVKANAYGVGALKASEVFLQEGAHYLGVATLDEALELRSCFPKTPILILGYSPNSNAQMLIDNNLTAMIFSLEQAGVFSQAALKSQKHLKVHLKIDTGMHRLGLEPNFKSIEMIKKIRALNGLEVEGIFTHLSNANANIKTHAKNQMKIFNAFLEQLLDQKIEFQYRHAYNSAGILSLCNNNENRFLNLYRPGIMLYGFYPSNEMKQSCQTILNNVVSLKAKIVQIKRVKKGEFVGYGKHFYTNEETLIGTLALGYADGLVRDLGNRIQVAINNQLAPLIGKVCMDQCFVKLDGIEAKEGDEVILFGDKSTKANDANEIAMLLNTIPYETISTLSKRLERVYV, from the coding sequence ATGTTAAGAAGGGCGAGTTTTGTAGAAGTGGATACTTCTTCTTTAAGGCATAATTTTCATGCAGCCAAAAACGCTATCCCTAAGGACGCCCATATCATGGCGGTTGTCAAGGCGAACGCTTATGGGGTGGGGGCGCTTAAGGCAAGTGAAGTCTTTTTGCAAGAGGGGGCGCATTATTTAGGGGTAGCAACTTTAGATGAAGCTTTAGAGTTGCGTTCTTGTTTTCCTAAAACCCCCATTTTGATTTTAGGTTATAGCCCTAATTCTAACGCTCAAATGCTGATTGATAATAATTTGACCGCCATGATTTTTAGCCTTGAGCAAGCGGGAGTTTTTTCTCAAGCGGCTTTAAAATCTCAAAAACACTTAAAAGTGCATCTTAAGATCGATACTGGGATGCACCGCTTGGGTTTAGAGCCTAATTTTAAAAGCATAGAAATGATAAAAAAAATCCGCGCTTTAAATGGCTTGGAAGTGGAGGGGATCTTCACGCATTTAAGCAACGCTAATGCCAATATCAAAACCCATGCTAAAAACCAAATGAAAATTTTTAACGCTTTTTTAGAACAGCTTTTGGATCAAAAAATAGAGTTTCAATACCGCCATGCCTATAATTCCGCCGGCATCCTTTCTTTGTGCAACAACAATGAAAATCGCTTTTTAAACCTTTATCGCCCAGGGATCATGCTCTATGGCTTCTACCCCTCTAACGAAATGAAGCAATCATGCCAAACAATCTTAAACAATGTTGTCAGCTTGAAAGCTAAAATCGTTCAAATCAAACGCGTCAAAAAAGGCGAATTTGTTGGCTATGGCAAGCATTTTTACACGAATGAAGAGACTTTAATTGGCACTCTGGCACTAGGGTATGCGGATGGGTTGGTGCGCGATTTGGGCAATCGCATTCAAGTCGCCATCAATAATCAACTAGCCCCCTTGATTGGTAAAGTGTGCATGGATCAATGCTTTGTTAAGCTTGATGGTATTGAAGCTAAAGAGGGCGATGAGGTCATTTTATTTGGGGATAAAAGCACCAAGGCTAACGACGCTAATGAAATCGCCATGCTTTTAAACACCATCCCTTATGAAACCATCAGCACCCTATCCAAACGCTTGGAGCGCGTTTATGTGTGA
- the rpsP gene encoding 30S ribosomal protein S16: MTVIRLTRIGRKKKPFYRVVVTDSRKRRDGGWIESIGYYNPLSEPKDIKIDKERLDYWKGVGAKMSERVEKLSQKA; the protein is encoded by the coding sequence ATGACAGTCATTAGACTCACTCGCATTGGGAGAAAGAAGAAGCCTTTTTACAGAGTGGTGGTAACCGATTCTAGGAAAAGAAGGGATGGAGGTTGGATTGAATCCATTGGGTATTACAACCCTTTAAGCGAGCCTAAGGATATCAAGATTGATAAAGAGCGCTTGGATTACTGGAAAGGCGTGGGGGCTAAAATGAGCGAGAGAGTGGAGAAACTTTCTCAAAAAGCTTAA
- the rimM gene encoding ribosome maturation factor RimM (Essential for efficient processing of 16S rRNA) — MLLVGRIGKSVGLNGGLKLHLESDFPECLKKGVKVSVAPLNAFSHASFKDYVIHSYEHAKNLLFLETINTPEMARELTNLGLFMSETESKKLCVLKEGEFFYCDLIGLSVVEENEILGKVIEIQRISHIDYFMVETTLNLVEKGLAKIFLIPYRDFYIKEILLQDKKITTNNAKTLLENS; from the coding sequence ATGCTTTTAGTGGGCAGAATTGGTAAAAGCGTGGGGCTTAATGGGGGCTTAAAGCTTCATTTAGAGAGCGATTTTCCGGAGTGCTTAAAAAAGGGGGTTAAGGTGAGCGTCGCTCCCTTAAATGCTTTCTCTCACGCTTCGTTTAAAGACTATGTGATCCATTCTTATGAACATGCCAAAAACTTGTTGTTTTTAGAAACCATCAACACGCCTGAAATGGCTAGAGAGCTGACTAATTTAGGGCTTTTTATGAGCGAAACAGAGAGTAAAAAACTTTGTGTTTTAAAAGAAGGGGAGTTTTTTTATTGCGATTTGATAGGGCTTAGCGTAGTGGAAGAAAACGAGATTCTAGGTAAAGTCATAGAGATCCAAAGGATTTCTCACATAGATTACTTTATGGTTGAAACTACGCTGAACTTGGTTGAAAAAGGTTTGGCTAAGATTTTTTTAATCCCTTATAGGGATTTTTATATCAAAGAAATCCTTTTGCAAGACAAAAAAATTACCACCAACAACGCTAAAACGCTTTTAGAGAATAGTTGA
- the trmD gene encoding tRNA (guanosine(37)-N1)-methyltransferase TrmD, with the protein MKFSVLTLFPQLVWSYFQDSILKRALEKNLFALEVLNLRDFSANKYQKADHTLIGGGAGQLLDPEMIENALNSIKNPKHTIFLSAVGKPFKQIDAMRLAQKKHVVLVCGRYEGFDERSIELSADEVFCIGDFILTGGELGALCLMDSIARHIQGVLGNAQSLESESFENDYLEAPNFANAVFKSKEINKIPAPLEYSKGNHAKIKQLKLDLSKLRTKFYRLDLFKQHKS; encoded by the coding sequence GTGAAATTCAGCGTTTTGACTCTCTTTCCGCAACTCGTATGGTCTTATTTTCAAGACTCTATTTTAAAAAGAGCGTTAGAAAAAAATCTTTTTGCATTAGAAGTGTTAAACCTTAGGGATTTTAGTGCCAATAAATATCAAAAAGCGGATCACACACTCATTGGTGGGGGGGCAGGGCAACTTTTAGACCCTGAGATGATAGAAAACGCGCTCAATTCTATTAAAAACCCTAAACATACGATTTTTTTAAGTGCGGTGGGCAAGCCTTTCAAACAAATAGATGCGATGCGTTTGGCTCAAAAAAAGCATGTCGTTTTGGTGTGCGGGCGTTATGAGGGCTTTGATGAACGCTCTATTGAACTTAGTGCTGATGAGGTTTTTTGTATAGGCGATTTTATTTTGACAGGGGGCGAGCTTGGGGCGTTATGTTTGATGGATAGCATCGCTCGCCACATTCAAGGGGTTTTAGGTAACGCCCAATCTTTAGAGAGCGAGAGCTTTGAAAATGATTATTTGGAGGCCCCTAATTTCGCTAACGCTGTTTTTAAATCCAAAGAAATCAATAAAATCCCTGCACCTTTAGAATATTCTAAAGGAAATCATGCTAAAATCAAGCAACTAAAACTTGATTTGTCAAAATTAAGGACAAAATTTTACCGCCTTGATTTATTCAAGCAACACAAATCATGA
- the ffh gene encoding signal recognition particle protein: protein MFQALSDGFKNALNKIRFQDDEKALDRALDELKKTLLKNDVHHKAARELLKKVETQTKASGIGRQQFLDALEKSLLEILSAQGGSGFTFAQTPPTVVLMAGLQGSGKTTTTAKLAHYLKTKNKKVLLCACDLQRLAAVEQLKVLGEQVGVEVFYEEDKSVQEIANNALKRAKEAQFDVLIVDSAGRLAIDKELMKELKEVKEILNPHEVLYVADALSGQDGVKSANTFNEEIGVSGVVLSKFDSDSKGGIALGITYQLGLPLRFIGSGEKIPDLDVFVPERIVGRLMGAGDIISLAEKTASVLNPNEAKDLSKKLKKGQFTFNDFLNQIEKVKKLGSMSSIISMIPGLGNMASALKDTDLENSLEVKKIKAMVNSMTKKEQENPEILNGSRRKRIALGSGLEVSEINRIIKRFDQASKMAKRLTNKKGISDLMNLMSQAKNQTPPKMR from the coding sequence ATGTTTCAAGCATTAAGCGATGGGTTTAAAAACGCATTAAATAAAATCCGCTTTCAAGATGATGAGAAGGCGTTAGACAGGGCGTTAGATGAATTGAAAAAAACGCTCTTAAAAAATGATGTGCATCATAAGGCCGCTAGAGAATTGTTAAAAAAAGTGGAAACGCAAACTAAAGCGAGTGGCATTGGTAGGCAGCAATTTTTAGACGCTTTAGAAAAGAGTTTGTTAGAAATTTTAAGCGCTCAAGGGGGTAGTGGCTTTACTTTCGCTCAAACGCCCCCAACCGTGGTTTTAATGGCAGGTTTGCAAGGGAGCGGTAAGACGACCACCACCGCTAAACTCGCCCACTATTTAAAAACTAAAAATAAAAAAGTGCTTTTATGTGCATGCGATTTGCAACGCCTAGCGGCGGTGGAGCAATTAAAGGTTTTGGGCGAACAAGTGGGCGTGGAAGTCTTTTATGAAGAAGATAAAAGCGTGCAAGAAATCGCTAACAACGCTTTAAAAAGAGCTAAAGAAGCGCAATTTGATGTATTGATCGTGGATAGCGCGGGGCGTTTAGCGATTGATAAAGAGCTTATGAAGGAATTAAAAGAAGTTAAAGAAATCTTAAACCCCCATGAAGTGCTTTATGTCGCAGACGCCTTGAGCGGGCAAGATGGGGTCAAAAGCGCGAACACATTTAATGAAGAAATAGGCGTGAGTGGGGTGGTATTAAGCAAGTTTGATAGCGATTCTAAAGGGGGTATCGCCTTAGGCATCACTTACCAATTAGGCTTACCCTTGCGTTTCATTGGGAGTGGGGAAAAAATCCCTGATTTAGATGTGTTTGTGCCTGAAAGGATTGTAGGGCGTTTGATGGGGGCTGGAGATATTATCTCGCTCGCTGAAAAAACCGCTAGCGTTTTAAACCCTAATGAAGCCAAAGATTTAAGCAAAAAGCTCAAAAAAGGGCAATTCACTTTCAATGACTTTTTAAACCAAATTGAAAAGGTGAAAAAATTAGGCTCTATGAGTTCTATAATCTCTATGATCCCAGGTTTAGGGAATATGGCAAGCGCACTAAAAGACACGGATCTAGAAAATTCTTTAGAAGTCAAAAAAATCAAGGCGATGGTCAATTCCATGACAAAAAAAGAGCAAGAAAACCCTGAGATTTTAAACGGCAGCCGAAGAAAAAGGATCGCATTAGGGAGCGGTTTAGAAGTGTCTGAAATCAATCGCATTATCAAACGCTTTGATCAAGCGAGCAAAATGGCCAAACGCTTAACCAATAAAAAGGGCATTAGCGATTTGATGAATTTGATGAGTCAGGCTAAAAATCAAACACCCCCTAAAATGCGTTAG